The genome window ACAGCTGTAAGGCCTTCGGGGGGCGGCTACATCAGGCTACCAGACCAGGGCAGTCTTAAAGAGATTAAAAACATATTGGGCAGCAGGGCAGAAATAATAGGTAAGGTAGAATACGGCCAATACAGCAGCAACCTTATAAACATGGAGCAGGGAATAACCGAACTTGTAAAGAGGAGGCCGGCCACCATTACTGATATGGCCTCCGCCTTGGGGATAAACAGAAATGAAGCTATCAAAATTTGCGATAAGTTGATGTCTGAAGGAAAAATAAGGTACAGTATAAAAGGATCTGATAAATATTATGTTACAGATAAGGAGCGAATATGAAAATTGCTATTTCCACTGATAATAATATGGTATCGCCTCATTTTGGCCGATGCCCTCAATTTACCATTGTGGATTTTGAAGAGGGGAAAATAAAGGAACAAAAGATTATAGATAACCCGGGGCATCATCCGGGGTACCTGCCCCAGTTTTTAGCTGAACAGGGAGTAAGCTGTATAGTGGCCGGAGGCATGGGAAGCAGGGCCGAAGAGCTGTTTGGCCAAGCCCATATCGATACGGTGT of Actinomycetota bacterium contains these proteins:
- a CDS encoding NifB/NifX family molybdenum-iron cluster-binding protein; its protein translation is MKIAISTDNNMVSPHFGRCPQFTIVDFEEGKIKEQKIIDNPGHHPGYLPQFLAEQGVSCIVAGGMGSRAEELFGQAHIDTVLGVQGEIPEVIDKLLKGTLEGSPSACSPGAGRGYGINKTECDHEEE